A window of the Janthinobacterium agaricidamnosum NBRC 102515 = DSM 9628 genome harbors these coding sequences:
- a CDS encoding PilN domain-containing protein translates to MIRINLLPHREARRKQQKTAFVALLVCGALAGAAVVLIVAAYNARQLAIQDQRNAVLQTAIKELDKKIVEIATLKQDIEALKSRQQAVEDLQGDRNQPVYLMDELAKQTPEGVYLKSFKQDGQKVNVGGYAQSQERVSEFLRKLSGQSPWLERPELIEVRATALGQGRSAKKVVEFTLVVGIKRPRDKDADKHPGKPGATPAVKPGAAGAAS, encoded by the coding sequence ATGATACGCATCAACCTCTTGCCGCATCGGGAAGCGCGGCGCAAGCAGCAGAAGACGGCGTTTGTCGCCTTGCTGGTGTGCGGCGCGCTGGCAGGCGCGGCGGTGGTGCTGATCGTGGCCGCGTATAACGCGCGGCAATTGGCGATCCAGGATCAGCGCAATGCGGTGCTGCAAACCGCGATCAAGGAACTGGACAAGAAAATCGTTGAAATCGCCACCTTGAAACAGGATATCGAAGCGCTCAAGTCGCGCCAGCAAGCGGTCGAGGATTTGCAGGGCGACCGCAACCAGCCGGTGTATTTGATGGATGAGCTGGCCAAGCAGACGCCGGAAGGCGTGTACCTGAAATCGTTCAAGCAGGATGGCCAGAAGGTCAATGTGGGCGGGTATGCCCAGTCGCAGGAGCGGGTCTCGGAATTCCTGCGCAAGCTGTCCGGCCAGTCGCCGTGGCTGGAACGGCCTGAACTGATCGAAGTGCGCGCCACCGCGCTGGGGCAGGGCCGCAGCGCCAAGAAAGTGGTGGAATTCACGCTGGTGGTCGGCATCAAGCGTCCGCGCGACAAGGACGCCGACAAGCATCCAGGCAAGCCCGGCGCCACGCCGGCCGTCAAGCCGGGCGCAGCGGGAGCGGCATCATGA
- a CDS encoding type 4a pilus biogenesis protein PilO, which yields MKAQHGVIAKPSLSMAPLLDQFRGLGGRHPGQWPLAPRLLCGFGVMLLVVALGYVGYWSGQFDEQDAGALRETSLRNEYQLKMSKAINLQALRAQKMLVDQYVDRLQKQLPSKAEMAALLSDINQAGLGRGLQFELFRPGQVVVRDYYAELPIDIRVTGSYHDIGAFTGDMANLPRIVTLNNMALTTGKDGSLALEAVAKTFRYLDQDELIAQRKAQADKKAGKK from the coding sequence ATGAAGGCGCAGCATGGCGTGATCGCCAAGCCGTCCTTGTCGATGGCGCCGTTGCTGGACCAGTTCCGCGGCCTGGGCGGACGCCATCCCGGCCAGTGGCCGCTGGCGCCGCGCCTGCTGTGCGGCTTCGGCGTGATGCTGCTGGTGGTGGCGCTCGGTTATGTCGGCTACTGGAGCGGCCAGTTCGACGAGCAGGACGCCGGCGCGCTGCGCGAAACGTCGCTGCGCAATGAATACCAGCTGAAGATGAGCAAGGCGATCAATTTACAGGCGTTGCGCGCGCAAAAAATGCTGGTCGACCAGTATGTCGACCGTTTGCAAAAGCAATTGCCGAGCAAGGCGGAAATGGCCGCGTTGTTGTCCGACATCAACCAGGCCGGCCTGGGCAGGGGCTTGCAATTCGAGCTGTTCCGGCCGGGCCAGGTGGTGGTCCGGGATTATTACGCCGAATTGCCGATCGATATCAGGGTGACCGGTTCGTATCACGATATCGGCGCGTTCACCGGCGACATGGCCAATTTGCCGCGCATCGTCACGCTCAACAATATGGCGCTGACCACCGGCAAGGATGGCAGCCTGGCGCTGGAGGCGGTGGCCAAGACCTTCCGCTACCTGGACCAGGATGAATTGATTGCCCAGCGCAAGGCGCAGGCCGACAAGAAGGCGGGGAAAAAATGA
- a CDS encoding beta strand repeat-containing protein codes for MNNILNWLALLACAALLAACGGGGGSPGAVGGGGGSGGGAAAASITLSLLDAGGKTSNLATSASPLTVKALVADSAGRPMANVLVTFTTDTTLARLSPSAGTALTDASGVATITLSPATGGLSGAGKLSASVTLASATVTADINYQVTASVVSTASISLSLVNSSGAASNTLSSATPLIAKALVKDQDGKTLANALVAFSTNSALAVFSPSAGTVLSDANGVASITLRPASLSAGGAATLNAVVTVAGSTANSSANYVVGATALSLSSLRLSAPSIVAYDSTVVSLDVLAGGVKYTDQKLVVNFTSACVAAGKATFAAAVPTSNGTATSVYRDQGCGNNDTISASVDGISGSSSATIAIAAPSAASIQFNSAVPTDKSIVIQGQGGIGRTETATLKFKVFDTFNNPLPGKNVTFSTTSPDVTINKLADSTDANGEVITTVNSKSTPTTFRIKATLDSGIFTQSDSIVVTTGVPVQRAFSLSVGSPNVEGWTLDSGPTTPATNVNVLLADQAGNPVPDGVPVVFQTNLGSVGSSSKGACNTVNGGCSVDFRTQNPRVAAPNTPSTPCNTLPGGNNDSTRPGLATVCASSTDGSNTLFAKVGIFFSGSTAANVYLNGSATPLNGSVVDLGTAAKTASKVFTLQINDVNNNPMPAGTTVAISNIINASNGGVLPATVPGIFPHYAGGDDPSGNNISGNQGSNHSFTIGSTLAATCTADNVATFNVAITTPHLLTTTYPFTLTFKCQ; via the coding sequence GTGAACAATATATTGAACTGGCTGGCGCTGCTGGCCTGCGCCGCGTTGCTGGCCGCTTGCGGCGGTGGCGGCGGCAGTCCCGGTGCGGTGGGCGGTGGCGGCGGGTCGGGCGGCGGCGCGGCGGCCGCGTCGATCACCTTGAGCTTGCTTGACGCCGGCGGCAAGACCAGCAATCTGGCCACCTCGGCGTCGCCGTTGACCGTCAAGGCGCTGGTGGCCGATTCGGCCGGCCGGCCGATGGCCAATGTGCTGGTGACGTTTACGACGGATACGACGCTGGCCAGGCTGTCGCCATCGGCCGGCACCGCGCTGACCGATGCCAGCGGCGTAGCGACAATCACCTTGAGTCCCGCTACCGGCGGCCTCAGCGGGGCAGGCAAACTGAGTGCCAGCGTGACGCTGGCCAGCGCCACGGTCACTGCCGACATCAATTACCAGGTCACTGCCAGCGTGGTGTCGACCGCCAGTATTTCCTTGTCGCTGGTCAATTCCAGCGGCGCCGCCAGCAATACCCTGTCCAGCGCCACGCCGCTGATCGCCAAGGCGCTGGTCAAGGACCAGGATGGCAAGACGCTGGCCAACGCACTGGTGGCGTTCTCGACCAATAGTGCGCTGGCGGTGTTTTCGCCATCGGCGGGCACCGTGCTGAGCGATGCGAATGGCGTGGCCAGCATCACGCTGCGTCCGGCCAGCCTGTCGGCCGGCGGCGCCGCCACGCTGAATGCGGTCGTGACGGTGGCCGGCAGCACCGCCAACAGCTCGGCCAATTACGTGGTCGGCGCCACCGCGCTGAGCTTGAGCAGCCTGCGCCTGAGCGCGCCCAGCATCGTCGCCTACGATTCGACCGTGGTCTCGCTCGACGTGCTGGCTGGCGGCGTGAAATATACCGACCAGAAACTGGTGGTCAATTTCACGTCGGCTTGCGTGGCCGCCGGCAAGGCGACTTTCGCCGCCGCCGTGCCGACCAGCAATGGCACGGCGACGTCGGTGTACCGCGACCAGGGGTGCGGCAATAACGACACCATCTCGGCGTCGGTCGACGGCATCAGCGGCAGCAGCAGCGCCACCATTGCGATTGCCGCGCCGAGCGCCGCATCGATCCAGTTCAACTCGGCCGTGCCGACCGACAAGTCGATCGTGATCCAGGGCCAGGGCGGCATCGGCCGCACCGAAACGGCCACCTTGAAATTCAAGGTATTCGATACCTTCAATAATCCATTGCCGGGCAAGAACGTGACCTTCAGCACCACCTCGCCGGATGTGACGATCAACAAGCTGGCCGACAGCACCGATGCGAACGGCGAAGTAATTACCACCGTCAATTCGAAATCGACGCCGACCACCTTCCGCATCAAGGCCACGCTCGACAGCGGCATCTTTACCCAATCCGATTCCATCGTCGTCACCACCGGCGTGCCTGTGCAGCGCGCATTCTCGCTCAGCGTCGGCAGCCCGAACGTCGAAGGCTGGACGCTCGACAGCGGTCCGACCACGCCGGCCACCAATGTCAATGTGCTGCTGGCCGACCAGGCCGGCAATCCGGTGCCCGATGGCGTGCCGGTGGTATTCCAGACCAACCTGGGTTCGGTCGGTTCGTCCAGCAAGGGCGCTTGCAATACCGTCAATGGCGGTTGCTCGGTCGATTTCCGGACCCAGAACCCGCGCGTCGCGGCGCCGAATACGCCATCGACGCCATGCAACACGCTGCCCGGCGGCAACAACGACAGCACCCGTCCGGGCCTGGCGACGGTGTGCGCCAGCAGCACCGACGGCAGCAATACGCTGTTTGCCAAGGTCGGCATTTTCTTCAGCGGCAGCACCGCGGCCAATGTCTACCTGAACGGCAGCGCCACGCCGTTGAACGGCAGCGTGGTCGACCTGGGCACGGCGGCCAAAACCGCGTCGAAAGTGTTTACCTTGCAAATCAACGATGTGAACAATAATCCTATGCCGGCCGGCACCACGGTAGCCATCAGCAACATCATCAATGCCAGCAATGGCGGCGTGCTGCCGGCCACCGTGCCGGGCATTTTCCCGCACTATGCCGGCGGCGACGACCCGAGCGGCAACAACATCAGCGGCAACCAGGGATCGAACCACAGCTTCACGATCGGCAGCACCCTGGCGGCGACTTGTACCGCGGATAATGTGGCCACGTTTAATGTCGCAATTACAACGCCGCATTTACTAACCACCACCTATCCGTTTACACTGACGTTCAAATGCCAATAA
- a CDS encoding pilus assembly protein PilP codes for MRAALTLLAVLLLLAVAGCGDHDAQELQAWMANVQQQAKVAVPPLQPPKTFIPFAYGGHELPDPFSPNKLLAELARQEKSGSTFKPDLERRKEALESYPLDTIKMVGTLQKGKQIFALLQVDRVYYQVQAGQHLGQNFGLVTGVNEAAVTIKEIVQDAAGDWVERMTKLELQDSKETGK; via the coding sequence ATGAGGGCCGCGCTGACTTTGTTGGCCGTGCTGCTGTTGCTGGCCGTGGCCGGTTGCGGCGATCACGATGCGCAGGAATTGCAGGCGTGGATGGCGAACGTGCAACAGCAGGCCAAGGTCGCCGTGCCGCCGTTGCAGCCGCCCAAGACCTTCATCCCGTTTGCGTATGGCGGCCACGAATTGCCCGACCCGTTCAGTCCCAATAAATTGCTGGCCGAACTGGCGCGGCAGGAAAAGTCCGGCAGCACCTTCAAGCCGGACCTGGAACGGCGCAAGGAAGCATTGGAGAGTTATCCGCTGGACACCATCAAGATGGTCGGCACCCTGCAAAAAGGCAAGCAGATCTTTGCTTTGCTACAAGTGGACCGCGTGTATTACCAGGTGCAGGCCGGTCAGCACCTGGGGCAGAACTTTGGCTTGGTCACCGGCGTCAACGAGGCGGCCGTGACGATCAAGGAAATAGTCCAGGATGCCGCCGGCGACTGGGTCGAGCGCATGACGAAGTTGGAGTTGCAGGATAGTAAGGAGACCGGGAAATGA
- the aroKB gene encoding bifunctional shikimate kinase/3-dehydroquinate synthase AroKB: protein MGAGKTTIGRILARKLGMRFVDSDHEIEARTGASIPWIFEIEGEPSFRRREAEVIRDLTMQEGIVMATGGGAVLDPDSRAFLMRRGTVIYLRANVSSIITRTSHDKNRPLLQTADPRKKLEELTLQREPLYLEVADIVIDTGRPNVQSMVQTILMQLASLECEATPNCTTQAEPSMNEQSKMLLTVDLDERSYPIAIGPGMLDDSDLLLRHINGHKVAVVTNTTVAPLYLQRLQQTLADGGKEVISIVLPDGEEHKNWSSLMTIFDTLLEHKCDRKTTLVALGGGVIGDLTGYAAASYMRGINFVQVPTTLLAQVDSSVGGKTGINHPLGKNMIGAFYQPRVVIADTSTLETLPARELAAGLAEVIKHGAIIDAAFFDWIEANIEKLVARDKGALAYAIARSCEIKAEVVRQDEREGGLRAILNFGHTFGHAIEAGLGYGEWLHGEAVGCGMVMAADLSQRMGLIDADSAARVRALVEAAGLPVTAPDLGIERWLELMEVDKKNEGGAIKFILLKPLGSPSITNAPQEHLLATLAAGVL from the coding sequence ATGGGCGCGGGCAAGACCACGATAGGCCGCATCCTGGCCCGCAAGCTCGGCATGCGTTTTGTCGATTCGGACCATGAAATCGAAGCCCGCACCGGCGCGTCGATTCCATGGATCTTCGAAATCGAAGGCGAACCGAGCTTCCGGCGCCGCGAAGCGGAAGTGATACGCGATTTGACGATGCAGGAAGGCATCGTCATGGCGACCGGCGGCGGCGCCGTGCTCGATCCCGACAGCCGGGCGTTCCTGATGCGGCGCGGTACCGTGATTTACCTGCGCGCCAATGTCAGCAGCATCATCACGCGTACCAGCCACGACAAGAACCGGCCCTTGCTGCAAACCGCCGACCCGCGCAAGAAACTGGAAGAATTGACGCTCCAGCGCGAACCGTTGTACCTGGAAGTGGCGGACATCGTCATCGATACCGGCCGTCCTAACGTACAATCAATGGTCCAAACTATTTTGATGCAGCTGGCCAGCCTCGAATGCGAGGCGACCCCGAACTGCACCACACAAGCCGAGCCCTCGATGAATGAACAATCCAAAATGCTGTTAACCGTAGACCTCGACGAACGCAGCTACCCGATCGCGATCGGTCCCGGCATGCTGGACGATAGCGACTTGCTGCTGCGCCATATCAATGGCCACAAGGTCGCCGTGGTCACCAATACCACCGTCGCCCCGCTGTACCTGCAGCGATTGCAGCAGACGCTGGCCGATGGCGGCAAGGAAGTCATCAGCATCGTGTTGCCGGATGGCGAAGAACATAAAAACTGGTCCAGCCTGATGACGATTTTCGACACCTTGCTGGAACACAAATGCGACCGCAAGACCACGCTGGTGGCGCTGGGCGGCGGCGTGATCGGCGACTTGACCGGCTATGCGGCGGCCAGCTACATGCGCGGCATCAACTTCGTGCAAGTCCCGACCACCTTGCTGGCGCAGGTCGATTCCTCGGTCGGCGGCAAGACCGGCATCAACCATCCGCTGGGCAAGAACATGATCGGCGCGTTTTACCAGCCGCGCGTGGTGATCGCCGACACGTCGACGCTGGAAACCCTGCCGGCGCGCGAACTGGCGGCCGGCCTGGCCGAAGTGATCAAGCATGGCGCCATCATCGACGCCGCATTCTTCGACTGGATCGAAGCCAATATCGAGAAACTGGTGGCGCGCGACAAGGGCGCGCTGGCGTATGCGATCGCCCGTTCGTGCGAAATCAAGGCCGAGGTGGTGCGCCAGGATGAGCGCGAAGGCGGCTTGCGCGCCATCCTCAATTTCGGCCACACCTTCGGCCACGCGATCGAAGCGGGCCTCGGCTACGGCGAGTGGCTGCATGGCGAAGCGGTCGGTTGCGGCATGGTGATGGCGGCCGACTTGTCGCAACGGATGGGCTTGATCGACGCGGACAGCGCGGCCCGCGTGCGGGCGCTGGTGGAAGCGGCCGGCTTGCCGGTCACGGCGCCCGATCTCGGCATCGAACGCTGGCTGGAATTGATGGAGGTGGACAAGAAAAACGAGGGTGGCGCGATCAAGTTCATCTTGCTCAAGCCGCTAGGCAGTCCGAGCATCACCAATGCGCCGCAAGAACATTTGCTGGCGACGCTGGCCGCCGGCGTGCTGTGA
- a CDS encoding deoxyguanosinetriphosphate triphosphohydrolase: MIPDDFLAPYAARSATGQGRRYPETAHASRSQFQRDRDRIIHSSAFRRLEYKTQVFLNHEGDLFRTRLTHSLEVAQIGRSIARNLRLNEDLVEAIALAHDLGHTPFGHVGQDVLNECMKDHGGFEHNLQSLRVVDTLEEHYGAFDGLNLMFDTREGILKHCSLANAKELGPVAQRFIDRTQPTLEAQLTNLADEIAYNSHDIDDGLRSGLITIAQLEQVAFFGRLWSEVQARYPGLSGRRAIYETLRRLITALADDLIATSTGLIQSAAPRSVDEVRVSPPLIRFSEPMRNDATELKRFLRTNLYRHYQVNRMRVKASRIVRELYESFMAEPALLPPDYQVAGGDIGKQARKIADYIAGMTDRYAIREHTRLFSLDEL, translated from the coding sequence ATGATACCCGACGACTTCCTCGCCCCGTACGCGGCCCGTTCGGCTACCGGGCAGGGACGTCGTTATCCCGAGACGGCGCATGCGTCGCGCAGCCAGTTCCAGCGCGACCGCGACCGCATCATCCATTCGTCGGCCTTCCGCCGCCTCGAATACAAGACCCAGGTATTCCTGAACCACGAAGGCGACCTGTTCCGCACCCGTCTGACGCACAGTCTGGAAGTGGCGCAAATCGGCCGTTCGATCGCGCGCAACCTGCGCCTGAACGAAGACCTGGTCGAGGCGATCGCGCTGGCGCATGACCTGGGCCACACGCCGTTCGGCCATGTCGGCCAGGATGTCTTGAACGAATGCATGAAAGACCATGGCGGCTTCGAGCACAATCTGCAAAGCTTGCGGGTGGTCGATACGCTGGAAGAACATTACGGCGCCTTCGACGGCTTGAACCTGATGTTCGACACCCGCGAGGGCATCTTGAAGCATTGCTCGCTGGCCAATGCAAAAGAACTGGGGCCGGTGGCGCAGCGTTTTATCGACCGCACCCAGCCGACGCTGGAAGCGCAGCTGACCAACCTGGCCGATGAAATCGCCTACAACAGCCACGACATCGACGACGGCTTGCGCTCCGGGCTGATCACCATCGCCCAGCTGGAGCAAGTCGCGTTTTTCGGCCGCCTGTGGTCGGAAGTGCAGGCCAGGTATCCGGGCCTGTCGGGCCGGCGCGCGATTTATGAAACGCTGCGCCGCCTGATCACCGCGCTGGCCGACGACTTGATCGCCACCTCGACCGGGCTGATCCAGTCGGCCGCGCCGCGCAGCGTCGATGAAGTGCGGGTCAGCCCGCCGCTGATCCGTTTTTCAGAACCGATGCGCAACGATGCGACCGAGCTGAAACGCTTTTTGCGCACCAATCTGTACCGCCATTACCAGGTCAACCGCATGCGCGTAAAGGCCAGCCGCATCGTGCGCGAATTATATGAAAGCTTCATGGCGGAACCGGCCTTGCTGCCGCCGGATTACCAGGTGGCCGGCGGCGACATCGGCAAGCAGGCGCGCAAGATCGCCGACTACATCGCCGGCATGACCGACCGCTACGCGATCCGCGAGCACACCCGTCTGTTTTCCCTCGACGAACTCTAA
- the mutY gene encoding A/G-specific adenine glycosylase produces the protein MKRLTHPLVQEHLADPTFSADVIAWQKQYGRHVLPWQNTRDAYLIWLSEIMLQQTQVAAVLGYYARFLERFPTLRDLAEASSEDVMAQWSGLGYYTRARNLHKCAQRVMAEYDGVFPSDPLLLADLPGIGRSTAAAISAFSSGTRAAILDGNVKRVFARVFGIDAYPGEKRVEEGLWRRAEALLPEQGIESYTQGLMDLGATLCTRSSPDCGRCPLQARCVAYATNRTKDLPVRKPKKTSPEKHATMLLIIDRGQVLLEQRPGTGIWGGLLSLPELDGHVLQDDDGREHDHDAVALAVNKFGQIESQHCLLPITHVFTHYKLHITPCRIVLARRLDVAGEAGHVWYDGDKVADAPLPAPIKKLLLDIFGDATAAQSRMVF, from the coding sequence ATGAAACGCTTGACCCATCCCCTGGTCCAGGAACACCTGGCCGACCCGACCTTTTCCGCCGACGTGATCGCCTGGCAAAAACAATATGGCCGCCACGTCTTGCCATGGCAAAACACGCGCGACGCCTACCTGATCTGGCTGTCCGAAATCATGCTGCAGCAAACCCAGGTCGCCGCGGTACTCGGTTATTACGCGCGCTTCCTGGAGCGTTTTCCCACGCTGCGCGACTTGGCCGAAGCCAGCAGCGAAGACGTGATGGCGCAATGGAGCGGCCTCGGTTATTACACCCGCGCCCGCAACCTGCACAAATGCGCGCAGCGCGTGATGGCCGAATACGACGGTGTGTTTCCCAGCGACCCGCTGTTGCTGGCCGACTTGCCCGGCATCGGCCGCTCGACGGCGGCGGCGATTTCCGCGTTTTCCAGCGGCACCCGCGCCGCCATCCTCGACGGCAACGTCAAGCGCGTGTTTGCGCGGGTGTTCGGCATCGACGCCTATCCGGGCGAAAAACGGGTCGAGGAAGGCTTGTGGCGGCGCGCCGAAGCCCTGCTGCCGGAACAGGGGATCGAATCCTATACCCAAGGCTTGATGGACCTGGGCGCCACGCTGTGCACCCGTAGCAGTCCCGATTGCGGGCGCTGTCCGTTACAGGCGCGCTGCGTCGCCTACGCCACCAACCGCACCAAGGATTTGCCGGTGCGCAAACCGAAGAAAACCAGCCCGGAAAAACACGCGACCATGCTGCTCATCATCGACCGCGGCCAGGTGTTGCTGGAACAGCGGCCCGGCACCGGCATCTGGGGCGGCTTGCTGTCGCTGCCGGAACTCGATGGCCATGTGCTGCAGGATGACGATGGCCGCGAACACGACCACGATGCGGTGGCGCTGGCGGTCAACAAGTTTGGCCAGATTGAATCGCAGCACTGTCTGCTGCCGATCACGCATGTGTTCACGCACTACAAATTGCACATCACGCCTTGCCGCATCGTACTGGCGCGGCGTCTCGACGTAGCCGGCGAAGCGGGCCACGTCTGGTACGACGGCGACAAGGTCGCCGACGCGCCGCTGCCGGCGCCAATCAAAAAACTGCTGCTGGATATCTTCGGCGATGCCACGGCGGCGCAAAGCCGGATGGTGTTTTAA
- the pilQ gene encoding type IV pilus secretin PilQ yields MLTVCLLLVTMGNPAHAQSSANSIEAISAHQQGANVVLKISMKNPPAPPAAAFSIASPARIVLDFNDTDNASGKGGYDLNLGDLRSVHLVQAGARVRVVLNLARALNYATAVDGKDFIVTIEASGGVATAVNAAGVPVAAAKPALPARQMLRAIDFRRGNNGEGRIVVDLPNNQVAVDVRQQGDKLLVDFMRTGLPENLRRRMDVQDFGSPVSRITTAPQGDNVRMTIEAHGLWEQSAYQSDTQLVIEVKPIKEDPNKLTQGTQGYRGEKLSFNFQNVEIRAVLKALAEISGQNIVASDSVSGSLTLQLKEVPWDQALDVVMQAKGLDMRKNGNVLWIAPREELLTKEKLELEQRAQIADLEPLRSEIFQLNYQKAEAFRTVFGLDASTGGASGDTNNRNRMLSKRGSAIIEPRTNQLFVTDTASKLEDIRKLIQKTDIATKQVLIEARIVEASDTFSRNLGAKLGFSDLRTQRGGDSGYQLGNSNNRVAIGGNIQGVGEVTGQTPVSANAYANSQFVNLPAANINGSAPGSLAVSLFSSAANRFLNLELSALEADGKGKIISSPRVVTADKSIALIEQGIELPYQVATSSGATSITFRKANLRLEVTPQITPDGNVVLEVDVNKDSVGQQTTAGFAIDTKHVKTQVMVENGGTVVLGGIYQQVENNVVSKVPLLGDLPVLGYLFRSSNRQNDKTELLVFLTPKIVAERLSTR; encoded by the coding sequence ATGTTGACGGTGTGCCTGTTGCTCGTGACGATGGGCAATCCGGCGCATGCGCAAAGTAGCGCCAACAGCATCGAGGCGATCAGCGCGCACCAGCAGGGCGCCAACGTGGTCTTGAAGATCAGCATGAAAAATCCGCCGGCGCCGCCGGCCGCGGCGTTTTCGATCGCCAGTCCGGCGCGCATCGTGCTCGACTTTAACGATACCGACAATGCCAGCGGCAAGGGCGGCTACGACTTGAACCTGGGCGACTTGCGCAGCGTGCACCTGGTGCAGGCCGGTGCGCGGGTGCGCGTGGTGCTGAACCTGGCGCGCGCGCTCAATTACGCGACGGCTGTCGACGGCAAGGATTTCATCGTCACCATCGAAGCGTCGGGCGGCGTGGCGACGGCGGTCAACGCGGCCGGCGTGCCGGTGGCCGCCGCCAAGCCGGCGCTGCCGGCGCGGCAGATGCTGCGCGCCATCGATTTCCGGCGCGGCAATAACGGCGAAGGCCGCATCGTGGTCGACTTGCCGAACAACCAGGTGGCGGTCGACGTGCGCCAGCAGGGCGACAAGCTGCTGGTCGATTTCATGCGCACCGGCTTGCCGGAAAATTTACGGCGGCGCATGGACGTGCAGGACTTCGGCAGCCCGGTGTCGCGCATCACCACCGCGCCGCAAGGCGACAATGTGCGCATGACCATCGAGGCCCACGGCTTGTGGGAGCAAAGCGCCTACCAGAGCGACACCCAATTGGTGATCGAAGTCAAGCCGATCAAGGAAGACCCGAACAAGCTGACCCAGGGCACCCAGGGGTATCGCGGCGAAAAACTGTCCTTCAATTTCCAGAATGTGGAAATCCGCGCGGTGCTGAAGGCGCTGGCCGAAATTTCGGGCCAAAACATCGTCGCCAGCGACAGCGTCAGCGGCAGCCTGACCTTGCAATTGAAGGAAGTGCCATGGGACCAGGCGCTCGATGTGGTGATGCAGGCCAAGGGCCTGGACATGCGCAAGAATGGCAATGTGCTGTGGATCGCGCCGCGCGAAGAATTGCTGACCAAGGAAAAGCTGGAGCTGGAACAGCGCGCCCAGATCGCCGACCTGGAGCCGTTGCGCTCCGAGATTTTCCAGTTGAATTATCAAAAGGCCGAAGCGTTCCGCACCGTGTTCGGGCTCGATGCGTCCACCGGCGGCGCCAGCGGCGACACCAATAACCGCAACCGCATGCTGTCCAAGCGCGGCAGCGCCATCATCGAGCCGCGCACCAACCAGCTGTTTGTCACCGATACCGCGTCCAAGCTGGAGGATATCCGCAAGCTGATCCAGAAGACCGATATCGCCACCAAGCAAGTGCTGATCGAAGCGCGCATCGTCGAAGCGTCCGACACCTTCAGCCGCAACCTGGGCGCCAAGCTGGGCTTTTCCGACTTGCGCACCCAGCGCGGCGGCGACAGCGGCTACCAGCTCGGCAATTCGAACAACCGGGTCGCCATCGGTGGCAATATCCAGGGCGTTGGCGAAGTCACCGGGCAAACCCCGGTCAGCGCCAACGCCTACGCCAATTCGCAGTTCGTCAACCTGCCGGCGGCCAACATCAACGGCAGCGCGCCGGGCAGCCTGGCGGTCAGCCTGTTTTCATCGGCGGCCAACCGTTTCCTGAACCTGGAATTGTCGGCGCTGGAAGCCGACGGCAAGGGCAAGATCATTTCCAGCCCGCGGGTGGTAACGGCCGACAAGTCGATCGCGCTGATCGAGCAAGGCATCGAATTGCCTTACCAGGTCGCGACCAGCAGCGGCGCCACCTCGATCACCTTCCGCAAAGCCAACCTGCGCCTGGAAGTGACGCCGCAAATCACGCCGGACGGCAACGTGGTGCTGGAAGTCGATGTCAACAAGGATAGCGTCGGCCAGCAAACCACGGCCGGTTTCGCGATCGACACCAAGCATGTGAAGACCCAGGTGATGGTGGAAAACGGCGGCACGGTAGTGCTGGGCGGTATTTACCAGCAGGTCGAAAACAATGTCGTGAGCAAGGTGCCGCTGCTGGGCGACCTGCCGGTGCTCGGTTATTTATTCCGCAGCAGCAATCGGCAGAACGACAAAACCGAATTATTGGTATTCCTGACACCGAAAATAGTAGCCGAGCGGCTGTCAACACGTTAA